From the Brachyspira intermedia PWS/A genome, the window TCCTTTAGCCATTTTAATCCTCCAATTATTTTATCCTTTAGGAAATTTATTTTTTATTTTAATACTAATATTTTATTAGTTACTTACTTACTTATTATTACCCATTCTAGCACCGATTATCTCTTCTGCTACGTTTTTAGGTACTTCCTCATAATGTGAGAACTGCATTGTGTAACTAGCTCTACCTTGAGATACGTTTCTTATACTTGTTGTATAACCGAACATCTCTGCAAGAGGTACTGTAGCATTAATAGATTTATAACCAGATTTATCTGTAAATCCGTGAACCTGCCCTCTTCTTGAAGCTAAGTCACCTATTATATCACCCATATAATCTTCAGGAGTTACAACCTCTACTGTCATCATAGGCTCTAACAAATAAGGATCTGCTTTTTTACATCCGTCTTTGAATCCCATAGAAGCAGCGATTTTGAATGCCATTTCTGATGAGTCTACTGGGTGGAATGAACCGTCAAATGCTGATACTATAACATCAAGCATTGGATAGTTAGCAAGAACACCTGTATTCATAGATTCTACACAACCTTTTTCTACAGCTGGTATATATTCTCTTGGTACTGCTCCTCCAACGATTTCATTGTTGAATTTGAATCCACCATTAGGTTCATTAGGTCCAATTCTTAGCCATACATCACCATACTGACCTTTACCACCTGACTGACGTACGAATTTACCTTGTACTTCAACTGTTTTCTTGATACCTTCTCTATAAGATACTTGAGGACGTCCAACATTTGCCTCAACTTTGTATTCTCTTTTCATTCTATCACAGATAATCTCTAAGTGAAGCTCACCCATACCTGCGATGATTGTTTGGCCTGTTTCTTCATCAAAGCTAACTCTGAATGTTGGGTCTTCTTCAGCAAGTCTTGATAAAGCAACTGACATTTTATCTCTGTCGCCTTTTGTTTTAGGCTCTATAGCAACGTTAATTACTGGTTCTGGGAAGTTGATTGATTCCAAGATGATAGGAGCATTTTCAGGACATAATGTATCACCTGTTGTTGTTTCTTTAAGTCCTACTGCTGCTGCTATATCACCAGCATATACTTGTTCAATTTCTTCTCTCTTGTTAGCATGCATCTGAAGTATTCTTCCGATACGCTCTCTTTTACCTTTTGTAGCATTAAGTACATAAGAACCAGATTCTAATATTCCAGAATAAACTCTTAAGAATGCTATTTTTCCAACGTGTGGGTCTGTCATTATTTTGAATGCTAATGCACTGAATTTCTCATCATCAGCTATTTTTCTTTTTATAACATTACCATCTAAATCAGTACCTTCTACTTCAGGTTTATCTATAGGAGATGGTAAATAATCAACTATTCCATTGATTAATACTTGAATACCTTTGTTTTTGAATGCTGTACCGCAGAACATTGGGAAGAAGTCAGCTGTTAATGTAGCTGTTCTTATAAGTCTTTTTATAGTAGGAACATCTATTTCCTCACCTTCAAAGAACTTATTCATAGCATCATCATCATATTCAACGATTGCTTCTAATAAAGAATTTCTATATTCCTCTGCTTTTTCTTTTAATTCAGGTCTGATTTCTCTTTCTTCCATTTTCATGCCGTCTTCAGAAACCCAAATTATTTCTTTCATATTTACTAAGTCAACAACACCCTCGAAATTACTTTCTGCACCTATAGGTATAACTACAGGGTGACTGTTAGCTTTTAATCTATCTCTAGTTTGATCTAAAACAGCGTAGAAATTAGCACCTATCCTGTCCATTTTGTTAACAAAAATAGCTCTAGGAATTTTATAGTTACTTGCTTGTCTCCATACTGTTTCACTTTGAGGCTGAACACCACCTACTGAACAGAAAACACCTACTGCACTATCTAATACTCTTAAAGATCTTTCTACCTCAGCAGTGAAGTCAACGTGCCCTGGAGTGTCTATCAAATTAATTCTATGACCATTCCAAAAACAAGTTGTTGCAGCAGAAGTTATTGTAATACCTCTTTCTCTTTCCTGTTCCATCCAGTCCATTTCAGCTGCACCTTCATGAACCTCACCTAATCTATGTGTTTTACCTGTAAAGAACAATATACGCTCACTTAAAGTAGTCTTACCAGCATCGATGTGAGCCATAATACCAATATTACGTGTGTTTTCTAACGAAATTTGACGTGCCACTTAAATATTCTCCTTAAAATTACCACCTGAAGTGTGCGAACGCTTTGTTACCTTCAGCCATTCTATGAACTGTATCTCTCTTAGCTACTGCCTGACCTTTACCATCTATAGCGTCTACTATCTCATTTGATAAACGTTCTATCATACTTCTTCCGCCTCTTTTTCTAGAAGCATCTATAAGCCATGTGAATGCCAAAGAATTTTGTCTGTCTGGTCTTACATCAACAGGAACCTGATATGTAGAACCACCAACTCTTCTTGATTTTACTTCTACACGAGGCTTAATATTTTCTATAGCTTCATTAAAAGCCTCTAAACCATCTTTACCTGTTTTTTCTTTAACCAAATCCATAGCTTTATAAAATATATTTTCAGCTTTACTTTTTTTACCGTCATACATTAGCTTATTTATAAATTTACTAATAACAACGCTTCCATAAACTGGATCAGCATCTATTTTTCTAGTTTGTGCTCTTCTTCTTCTAGCCATATTACTTTACTCCATTAAGCCTTTGGTTTTTTAGTACCATATTTACTTCTAGCTTTCATTCTCTTTTCTACACCTGTAGCTTCACGGCTTCCGCGAACTATGTGATAACGACAACCAGGTAAGTCTTTAACCCTTCCGCCTCTTATAAGTACGCGGTTGTGTTCCTGTAATGTATGGTCTATACCAGGAATATAAGCTGTTACTTCCATACCGTTAGTTACTCTTACACGAGCAATTTTACGCATAGCTGAGTTAGGTTTTTTTGGTGTAGTTGTTGTTACACGAGTACAAACCCCTTCTCTTTGCGGACATTTCATTAATGCAGGCGATTTTGTCTTGTTTATGATACGCTTGCGACCTTTTCTTACTAATTGATTAATTGTAGGCATAAAATACAAAACCTCTAATTCTTTATTTTTTTACAAGCCAATCCGTTTCAAGGAATGACAATATTAATATTTTTTATTAAACTTCAAACACGAAACAGTATATCAACTGAGCAATTATAGTATTAAAACCTAATTAATAGTGAGAAAACCATACTATACGCTTTAATCGCTTTTATGAAAGTGAGAGCATTATAAAACAACTATACAAAAAAATCAATAGTATTTAATAGTTTTTTACTATTTTTTAATATTTTCACTAATATTTTCTTATTATTAGTCGCTAATAAATACTTCAAATTTTATCACTTTACAATTATTAGATTTTTTAACTTTTTAATTTTTAAAATAAAAAATTCTTAAAATCAAATTAATTATATAATTAAATATAACAATTTTTTTTAAAATAAATTAATTCATATTTCCAAATTATAAAAAACTATATGCAAAATATTGATTAAAAACAATATAATTCAATATAAAATATTGCAAAAAAATTATATTTATAGCATAATTACTATCAATAATATTTTAGGAATTATTTATGAACAATATAAATCAAAATGAAATATCAAAATTAAAATTTGACGATAAAGGCTTAATACCAGCCATAGTTATAGATTATTATACAAAAGAAGTTTTAACTCTAGCATATATGAATAAAGAAAGCCTTGAAATAAGCATCAAAGAAGAAAAAACTTGCTTCTACAGTAGGAGCAGACAAGAATTATGGAGAAAAGGAGAAACTTCTGGAAATTATCAGCATATACAATCAATAAAAAGCGATTGTGATAATGATGCTTTAGTTATAGAAGTTATAAAAGATGGTCCTGCTTGTCATACAGGAAGTGAATCTTGTTTCTTTAATGAAGTGTATTCAAAAGAAGATTATAAAGATTTTTCTATAGACAAACTTTATGAACTTATAAGAGGAAGAAAAATCAATCAAACAGAAGGATCATATACAACTTATTTATTCAATAGCGGAATAGATAAAATACTAAAAAAAGTTGGAGAAGAATGCACAGAGGTCATAATAGGGGCTAAGAACGACAGTAACAAAGAAACTATATATGAATTGTCCGATTTACTTTATCATAGCTTAGTTTTAATGGTGGAAAAAGGCATCACTATCAATGATATAAAAAATGAATTAGCCAACAGATCTATAATAGATAAAAAAGAAAACAAAAAGCATGAAATAATACAAAATTCTAATACATAATATTTTTAATCTTATAAAAATTCAATTATAAAAGAATCATTATTATACAAATATATACATAAAAAATTTTATTATACATTAAAAATTACTAAAAATATATATTTTATTTTTCATTTAAAACAAATTTAAATATAAATTTAATAAAACTAACATACATTATAAAATTTGTAATCAAAAAAAATCAAAAACGTAAAATAAATATGTGATTTTTTTTAAAAAAACTTTAAAAAAATCATAAAAATGTAAAAAATACAAAAAATATATAAAAATATATAATTAAAAATTGTAATATTTTACTTAGTGATTTATAATATTAAAATGTTATAAAAAATATTTTAATTTATGGAAATATGCTATGAAAACACTATCATTTATTTCACTTATGTCTATCATTTTAATAATTTCATGTACAAAAGATTATGGAGTAAAAGTTACTAAACCAGGAGCTGATTTAATACTTTCAAAAATGCAAAGCGGTAATTGGGCTGGAGCTTCAGCTAATGGTGATAAACTTAGTATAAATACTGGAAATAATGCGGGAGATTATACTTTTGATTCACCTGTATTAGGTATAGGCGGTATATACAAAGATAGTAATGGCAAATATATAATGACTGCTCCTGCTGGAAGTGAACTTTATGTTGTAGAAATGGATGAAAATGCTAAAAAAGCAGTTGATACTATACTTGATGTTCTTGATGATAAAGGCGGTGAAGCTGTTGTAGGTAATTTAATAAGTTCTATTATGGATAAAGGGGCTGAAAATATAGATTTAAGTAATTCTGATGAAATATTAAAAGGTACTAACTTATCTGCTGACAAAAAAGCTGAAATTGAAAACATATTGAAAAATTCTCAAGGCGGATTTAAAAACGGTGAGGCTATAAAATAAAAAAATATATTGGTTCTTATTATGAAAAAAATTTTTATATTATTATCTGTTTTATTTTGTTTGAGTGCCTATGCTTCTGCTAAAGGACTTCCTCTTTCTACAGAAGTAACAGGCGAAGATTACAGCTGGATAAAAGGAAGACAAATGATAAGCGTCAATTTAAATCCGGGAGGCGCTGTTTTTTATCCTTTATTATTTAACACTGCTGTAAATAATGCTGTAAATCTAACTGGATTAATTGGTATGGATTTAGGCGATATCAATAAATATTTTGATTATGCTGATGCCAAAGGTTCTGCTTGGTATATACCTGCCATTTCATATTCATTATTTGTTCATAATCAAATAGCTTTGGAAACAGGAATAGGTGTTTATTCAAGTACTTATGATTTGACTATAACAAAAGAAAATGCAGGAAAATTGTTGGAAGCATTAGGACAAGGAAATTATGCTGGGGTTGTTGGTAAAGATACAACTTTTAATGCCTCATTTATATTTATGCCTGTAACATTCGGAGTAAAATTTTACGGACCTAAAAGACAATTCTATAATGCATTTCGTTTCGGAATAGATGCATTCTTCTATACTGTAACTACAGATAATGGACTTACTGGTATAAGAACAGATCATACTGTTCATGATGCTGCTTTATATGTTTCTTATGAGTTGGGTTGGAATATAGAATTATTCCCTACTAAAGAATGGAGAGTAAAACCAACTATAGATATAGCAATACTTGAAATAGGATATTATGTAAGACCTTGGACTCAAAATGTATATAACACTGTAACAGGAGGCGTTACTTCTTTGACTGCAGGTTTCTCTGCATTCAATATACCTGCTTGGAGCAGTTTCCCTGATTGGGCAAAATATCTTGCAAATATAAGATTTGCATTATTTCCTAGAATTGGATTTAGTTTAAGATTTTAATGGGTTTGAATTATGAATATAAAGAAAATTATCATTTTTATATCTGTACTAATTTTTACATCAGTAAATATAGTTAATGCTCAGGATTATTTAAAGCATTCTTTAGGAATAGATTTTGGTACTACACTATTTTCTATGGGTACTATGCCTCTTATTACTGAATTAATATTTAAAACTAAAGAAGGTGCCAGCGGTAAATTTTATGATGGTAAATTTGGAATAAGATTAACATATAATTATACTTATTTACCTAAACAATCAATAGATGCTACATTAGGTTTTTATGCTTTTGATACTCATTATGGAGATTATGCTGATCCTATAAAAGATAGTGCCGGTAATATTATAAACTCAGGTACTATAAGTAAATTTTATAATGGAAGCACAATAGCTATACCTGCTTCTATAGGAGTAAGATTTTACTTCAACAAAAATGATACTCCTAGCGGTTTTTTCCTCCTTCCTAAAGTTGGTATGACTACATTTATAGTTAATGGTAAAGAATTAAGAGATGATGGAAGTACAAGATATAAAACTACTACTGTTTATGATTTCTATATATCCGGAGAAATGGGATTTAGAATAGATTTATTTTCTCAAATGGGTGCTAATTGGGAAGTTCGTCCTTTTATAGATATATCTTTGCTTGATATAGGATATTCTTTCACACCTGGCATAAGGTTAATACCTCTTCCTAGATTAGCTGTAGGTATATCTTTTTAATAAAATTGATAATGTTTTGTAAGGTTTTTAGTATGAAAAAAATTTTATTAATATCAATAATAACTTGCTTTATGAGTTCATCTTTGTTTCCAATAATAGATGCATTCTATATAGCACCTAAAATTATATATAATTTCAATGATTCTGGTTATAAAAATAATAAAAATCAGAACATAATGAATAATTATCTTGGAGCAGGTTTTTCTACAGGATTTGACTTCTATAGATACCAGAGAAACATACCTTTGAGATTAGAATTAGAATATACTTTCAAAGATGGTATGACAGGAAATTATCATACAGGAAATATAGTAAAACAGTCTCAGCATTCTATATTAGCAGCAGCATATTACAGCATGCATATATATCATATAAAAAAGAGTGAATTAAGAACTGTTACCGCTGAAGAAATATATAGCAGAACTCCAATAATGTCTTTATATTTAGGACTATTAATGGGTACAAAAATAAATGCAAACACTTATGACAGATGGTTTGAAGAAAATGGAAGAGTTAAAGCTACTGTAACAGTACCTAGCCCTACATTTGCAATAGGAGGTGCTGTTGGAGTTGATATATATGTTACTAGTTTCCTTAACTTGGATATAGGATACAGAATACTATATGGTTTGGATAGTGTTTTATCACATGAATTTGCTATAGCAGCAAGATTCCCAATACCGGATCTTAGGAAATAATACTTATGAAAAAAATAGCTTTATTATTATTAATCTTAATTGCACTTGCTTCATGCCAAACATCAACTATGATTATAATGCCGGTACAGAATGTTCAAATGCCTGCTTATCCTCCTCAAAGTTATTTAGGAGAAAAAAGCAAACTTAATTCTAACAGCTATTATAATTTAAATAATAGTTTAGGTATGAATAGCAGTTTATTTAATAACAGTATTTTTAATACTAATAATTTACTTAGAAAAAATTTTGTTTATTTAAAATAAAAGGGTTGTTATATGAAACGATTAGTGATTATATTATTATTTTTTATTGTTGCCTTTTCAAGTAAAAGTCTTTCTGCAGCAATTTTCTCAGGTGTTTATATAGCCCCTAAAATCAATTTTAAACATGAAGCTCTAAATAAAACAAATAAATTAGAGTTAGGAAAACTTCCTTTCCTTGAAAAGAATAATTATGTAGGAGGAGGTTTTGCTGTTGGATATGATTTATTTAGAAAAACTAGATTAGTGCCTTTAAGACTTGATATTGAATATATGTTTCAGGGAGTAATTGGTAAAAAAGAAACTTGGATGCAAAGCATAATGGCAAGCGTATATTATGATATAAATATATTTTTTGTAAGAAATAATGAATTAGATAATCTTACTACAAGAGCTCTTTACAGCAGAGTTCCAAATATGAGTATATATTTCGGACTGTCTTTCGGAAACAGATTATATCAAATGCATCATGAATATTCTGATATAGGAAAAGCACTTATAACTAGAAGTTCTTTTGCATTTGGAATTAATGCTGGTTTGGTATATAATATACTTGATTGGTTTGCTTTGGATTTAGGATACAGGTATTTATTAGGCTTTGGTTTTCATGATGCTCATGAGGTGCTTCTCGGAGCTAGATTTACAATAAGATAATAGATAAATAATTATATTTTAAGAAGGTTAATTATGATAAAAAAATTTTACCTTTAATATTTTTATTAATTTTTGCAGTTTCATGTTCTACTAATGATAAACATGTTGTAGTATTAGCTTTCAGTAAACAATTGCATGCAGTACTTTATAATGATAATAGTCAGGCTACAAAAACAGCTTCAAAAACATATACACAAAAAAATGATATTACAATTGTAGCAGATTCTATAAAAGAACAAGAAGAATATACAAATAATGAAGAACAACAGATAATAGAAGAAAAAACAGAAGAAAAAGAACTCACAAATAATGATGTTATTGAAAAAGAAAAGCCTCAAATTATAAAACAAACTGAAGTGATAAAGCAAGATGATAATGAAATTCTTGTTACCGCCAATATAATAGCTTTTGATTTTGATTCTTATGAATTAAAAAATGAATATGATGAAGGTATAGATGAAATTTGTAAATATCTAAATAAAAATCAAAATATTAATCTAATAATTGAAGGACATAGTGACAGTAGTGGCGATTCTAATTATAATATATATTTATCTGAAAATAGAGCAAAAGCTATATTTGATAAATTAGTAGATAAGGGTGTAGATAAAGATAGACTTAGATATATAGGATATGGTTCTACTCATTCATCTGAATATAATGATAAAGATAGAAAATGCCAATTTGTAATAATAAATAATTCAAATGAAGAGAAAGAATATAAAAAAGAAAATGAAACTGATATTATAAAATTAAAAAGATAATATAGTAAATTATTTTTCACATTTTCTAATTTGTTCAAAAATATTTTTAACATAAACTTTATATTTAAAGTATTAAAATTTTCAACGCCTCAAAAGTTTTTAATTTAGAATATTTAAATGATTCTTAATATCACTTATTAATCTAATATATACTAAAAAATTTTTAAGTTTGTCAACCGCGAGCTGCGGCACCTTACCGCACGGTACTGTCTCATCTTATCAAATGCCAACTATACGTGCGGCTGATTACTTATTATTTTAAAAAATTAATAATTTATCTTACAGATAAAACATATTCAACCAATATTATATAATATTTAATATTATAAAAAAATATTATTTACATTCATAAAAAAGCAAAAAATGACAAAATATAGTTGTTTAGGTATATACTGAAAATTTTTAAGTTTGTCAATTTTTATATTTTGTAAATATATTATCAACTTTTTTGTCGCTCACGCTCTGCGGACTTCGTCAAAGTTGCTGCCACAGGCACGCTTCGCGAAAACGCATATACTACAGCTTAATATTTTAAGAATACATGTTAAATGTAATATAATACAGTAATTTTATGTCAAAAATGCAGTTCTTCGCGAAGCGTATCCGAGCCTGTCGAGGATATAGGTTCTCGCCTGCCGAAGGCACGCACAGTGAGACGTCTTCGTATATGTCACGCCAAAGGCGGACGTCGTCCACCGAGTAGGTGCCTAATCGGCAAAAGAAGTGGGGTGCGGCACGTCTGTGTGCTTCGCAGCAAAGCCCTGCAGATATTTTAAATTTAAAAAAATTATTTTGACAAAATATGGTTATTTAGGTATATACAATTTATAAAGTATATTACAATCCGCTATAAATTATTTTTAACTTTTATACCAAGAAGGAGGATTACTTTCTATAGGCGAATTTGAAAAAGCATATTTCATATTAACATTTTCTCCTAATTTCCAAGATTCTAAATCCTGATTGAAATTAATACAGTTATCAAATAAAAATGATATATATTTAATATTAGACATATTCCATTTATATAAAGGCTGATTGAAATTTGAAGCCCATTGAAACATTGAGGTTATAGATTCAGCATTACTCATATTCCAATCATTTAAAGGCTGATTAAAACTTTTTGCATACCTAAACATAGCATCTGCATATTTTAATTTGCTTATATTCCATTTAGAAATATCCTGATTAAAAGAATATGCACTTTCAAACATAAAGCTCATAATTTCTACATTACTAACATTCCAATTACTTAAATCATTATTAAAAATAATACAATGTGAAAACATAAAATTCATATACTTCACATTAGAAACATTCCAATTATTAAGAGGCTGATTAAATCTAGTACAGCCTTCAAACATATAAGCCATATCTTCTACTTTAGATACATTCCAATTTTCTATATTATGATTAAAATATACAGCTCCTTTAAACATATTATGCATATCTTCTACATTTGAAGTATCCCAAGTTTCAATGCCGTCAAATTTTTCAAGTTTTGAATTCTGAAATAAACCAGACATATCAGTTA encodes:
- the fusA gene encoding elongation factor G, encoding MARQISLENTRNIGIMAHIDAGKTTLSERILFFTGKTHRLGEVHEGAAEMDWMEQERERGITITSAATTCFWNGHRINLIDTPGHVDFTAEVERSLRVLDSAVGVFCSVGGVQPQSETVWRQASNYKIPRAIFVNKMDRIGANFYAVLDQTRDRLKANSHPVVIPIGAESNFEGVVDLVNMKEIIWVSEDGMKMEEREIRPELKEKAEEYRNSLLEAIVEYDDDAMNKFFEGEEIDVPTIKRLIRTATLTADFFPMFCGTAFKNKGIQVLINGIVDYLPSPIDKPEVEGTDLDGNVIKRKIADDEKFSALAFKIMTDPHVGKIAFLRVYSGILESGSYVLNATKGKRERIGRILQMHANKREEIEQVYAGDIAAAVGLKETTTGDTLCPENAPIILESINFPEPVINVAIEPKTKGDRDKMSVALSRLAEEDPTFRVSFDEETGQTIIAGMGELHLEIICDRMKREYKVEANVGRPQVSYREGIKKTVEVQGKFVRQSGGKGQYGDVWLRIGPNEPNGGFKFNNEIVGGAVPREYIPAVEKGCVESMNTGVLANYPMLDVIVSAFDGSFHPVDSSEMAFKIAASMGFKDGCKKADPYLLEPMMTVEVVTPEDYMGDIIGDLASRRGQVHGFTDKSGYKSINATVPLAEMFGYTTSIRNVSQGRASYTMQFSHYEEVPKNVAEEIIGARMGNNK
- the rpsG gene encoding 30S ribosomal protein S7, producing the protein MARRRRAQTRKIDADPVYGSVVISKFINKLMYDGKKSKAENIFYKAMDLVKEKTGKDGLEAFNEAIENIKPRVEVKSRRVGGSTYQVPVDVRPDRQNSLAFTWLIDASRKRGGRSMIERLSNEIVDAIDGKGQAVAKRDTVHRMAEGNKAFAHFRW
- the rpsL gene encoding 30S ribosomal protein S12; amino-acid sequence: MPTINQLVRKGRKRIINKTKSPALMKCPQREGVCTRVTTTTPKKPNSAMRKIARVRVTNGMEVTAYIPGIDHTLQEHNRVLIRGGRVKDLPGCRYHIVRGSREATGVEKRMKARSKYGTKKPKA
- the hisIE gene encoding bifunctional phosphoribosyl-AMP cyclohydrolase/phosphoribosyl-ATP diphosphatase HisIE, whose product is MNNINQNEISKLKFDDKGLIPAIVIDYYTKEVLTLAYMNKESLEISIKEEKTCFYSRSRQELWRKGETSGNYQHIQSIKSDCDNDALVIEVIKDGPACHTGSESCFFNEVYSKEDYKDFSIDKLYELIRGRKINQTEGSYTTYLFNSGIDKILKKVGEECTEVIIGAKNDSNKETIYELSDLLYHSLVLMVEKGITINDIKNELANRSIIDKKENKKHEIIQNSNT
- a CDS encoding outer membrane beta-barrel protein, translating into MKRLVIILLFFIVAFSSKSLSAAIFSGVYIAPKINFKHEALNKTNKLELGKLPFLEKNNYVGGGFAVGYDLFRKTRLVPLRLDIEYMFQGVIGKKETWMQSIMASVYYDINIFFVRNNELDNLTTRALYSRVPNMSIYFGLSFGNRLYQMHHEYSDIGKALITRSSFAFGINAGLVYNILDWFALDLGYRYLLGFGFHDAHEVLLGARFTIR
- a CDS encoding OmpA family protein, coding for MHAVLYNDNSQATKTASKTYTQKNDITIVADSIKEQEEYTNNEEQQIIEEKTEEKELTNNDVIEKEKPQIIKQTEVIKQDDNEILVTANIIAFDFDSYELKNEYDEGIDEICKYLNKNQNINLIIEGHSDSSGDSNYNIYLSENRAKAIFDKLVDKGVDKDRLRYIGYGSTHSSEYNDKDRKCQFVIINNSNEEKEYKKENETDIIKLKR